The Listeria monocytogenes genome window below encodes:
- a CDS encoding extracellular solute-binding protein, producing MKRFKKVGIVSAVLVMALSLAACGGGKDTSKSGSSDEKTLTVSVDAGYKDYVNKIKGDFEKDNDVKVKVVEKDMFETLEALPLDGPAGTAPDVMMSAFDRIGSLGQQGHLAEVKLGNKDDYDEKDQKQVTIDDKIYGAPAIIETLVLYYNKDLLDKAPATFKDLETLSKDSRFAFTSEKGKNTGFLAKWTDFYFSYGLLAGYGGYVFGDEGTNPKDIGLNNKGSVEGITYATKWFQDVWPKGMQDNKSADDFIQDQFVKGKAAAILGGPWSAANYKEAKINYGVAKIPTLDNGKEYSPFAGGKGWVVSNYSKNKDVAQKWLDYVTNQKNQETLYDMTNEVPANLKARDTAKSKNDELTNAVIEQYKNAQPMPNIPEMSEVWTGAENLMFDAASGSKTPQQSADDAVKVIEDNVTQKYTK from the coding sequence ATGAAGCGTTTCAAAAAAGTGGGAATAGTTTCGGCAGTTTTAGTAATGGCTTTAAGCTTAGCAGCATGTGGAGGTGGAAAAGACACTAGTAAATCTGGCTCATCTGATGAAAAAACATTAACGGTTTCCGTTGACGCAGGCTACAAAGACTATGTGAACAAAATAAAAGGTGATTTTGAAAAAGACAATGACGTGAAAGTAAAAGTAGTCGAAAAAGACATGTTTGAAACACTAGAAGCATTGCCACTTGACGGCCCAGCTGGAACTGCTCCAGACGTTATGATGTCTGCATTTGATAGAATCGGAAGCTTAGGTCAACAAGGACATTTAGCGGAAGTAAAACTTGGCAATAAAGACGATTACGATGAAAAAGACCAAAAACAAGTAACCATTGACGATAAAATTTACGGCGCTCCAGCAATTATTGAAACACTAGTCCTTTACTATAATAAAGATTTACTCGACAAAGCTCCAGCAACTTTTAAAGATTTAGAAACACTTTCCAAAGATTCTCGTTTTGCTTTCACTTCTGAAAAAGGAAAAAATACTGGTTTCTTAGCAAAATGGACTGATTTCTACTTCTCTTACGGACTACTTGCAGGATACGGCGGTTATGTATTCGGCGATGAAGGTACAAATCCAAAAGACATAGGTTTAAATAATAAAGGTTCGGTTGAAGGGATTACTTATGCAACAAAATGGTTCCAAGATGTATGGCCAAAAGGAATGCAAGATAATAAGAGTGCAGATGACTTTATCCAAGATCAATTTGTTAAAGGTAAAGCAGCAGCTATTCTAGGCGGTCCATGGTCAGCAGCAAACTACAAAGAAGCAAAAATCAATTACGGTGTAGCAAAAATCCCAACACTTGATAATGGCAAAGAGTATTCTCCATTTGCAGGTGGTAAAGGTTGGGTTGTAAGTAACTATTCTAAAAACAAAGATGTAGCTCAAAAATGGTTGGATTATGTGACTAACCAAAAAAATCAAGAAACATTATATGATATGACAAATGAAGTACCAGCTAACTTAAAAGCTCGTGATACAGCGAAATCCAAAAATGATGAATTAACAAATGCTGTTATCGAACAATACAAAAATGCGCAACCAATGCCAAATATTCCAGAAATGTCGGAAGTTTGGACAGGTGCTGAAAACTTAATGTTTGATGCAGCTTCTGGTTCGAAAACACCGCAACAGTCAGCTGATGATGCAGTGAAAGTAATCGAAGACAATGTAACGCAAAAATATACTAAATAA
- a CDS encoding LacI family DNA-binding transcriptional regulator yields the protein MATLADVAKRANVSKMTVSRVINHPDQVSDELKMLVYSAMEALEYVPNYAARALVQNRTQVIKFLILEEIDTVEPYYMNLLTGISRELDKYYYSLQLVTQRSRNIGAYDGLIVTGIRDKDYDLGLLDIDKPVIFYGENKRGYDSIDVDNKKGTALATEHMVGIGFSRIVFLGIDLLDEQFMKSRLEGYEEVVKKHGLEPESYFIANSSSVAEEKAFELLRYNSEKIAIVCASDRIAIGVVRAAAAFGRRFGENIAVTGFDGVFLDRISSPKITTVRSPVVAMGEELAKMLLAKINDHGKPQGNLLFTPELLIRASTTGKEE from the coding sequence ATGGCGACTTTAGCAGATGTTGCGAAACGGGCAAATGTCTCCAAAATGACAGTTTCACGAGTTATTAATCATCCAGATCAAGTCTCAGATGAACTGAAAATGCTTGTTTATAGTGCAATGGAAGCCTTAGAGTATGTACCAAATTATGCTGCTAGGGCGCTTGTTCAAAATAGGACACAAGTTATTAAATTTTTGATTTTAGAAGAAATCGATACGGTTGAACCATATTATATGAACTTACTAACTGGAATTAGTCGCGAGTTAGATAAGTATTATTATTCCTTGCAACTCGTTACACAAAGATCCAGAAATATCGGAGCTTATGACGGGCTTATCGTTACAGGAATACGTGATAAAGACTATGATTTAGGACTTTTAGATATTGATAAACCAGTTATTTTTTACGGCGAAAATAAACGTGGCTATGATTCTATTGATGTAGATAATAAAAAAGGAACTGCGCTCGCAACAGAGCATATGGTAGGAATCGGTTTTTCGCGAATCGTCTTTTTGGGAATTGATTTATTAGATGAACAGTTTATGAAATCGCGCCTAGAAGGCTATGAAGAAGTCGTGAAAAAACATGGTTTGGAGCCGGAAAGCTATTTTATTGCGAATAGTTCCAGTGTCGCGGAAGAAAAAGCATTTGAATTACTACGTTATAACTCGGAAAAAATTGCGATTGTTTGCGCATCAGATCGAATTGCCATCGGGGTTGTTCGGGCTGCTGCAGCTTTTGGTCGTCGTTTTGGTGAAAATATTGCAGTAACAGGATTTGATGGTGTTTTCTTAGATCGAATTTCATCACCAAAAATTACGACCGTTCGTTCTCCGGTTGTCGCCATGGGAGAAGAACTTGCGAAGATGTTACTTGCAAAAATTAATGATCATGGGAAACCCCAAGGAAACCTATTATTTACTCCGGAACTACTGATAAGAGCCTCTACAACTGGAAAAGAAGAGTAA
- a CDS encoding glycoside hydrolase family 13 protein, translating into MEKAGIYHQPASSYAYSYDAKTLHIRIRTKRLDISEVTLIAADPYLWKDGKWQSESYTMRKIAETEEHDYWFFAITPEHRRLQYGFLLTDTKEEKTFYGGRGFFEPTKANLDTMDYYFKFPFIHAVDTFEAPEWVGKTIWYQIFPERFANGNPAISPENALPWGSKDPDTTDFFGGDIAGIIEHLDYLAELGINGVYLTPVFEAPTNHKYDTVDYKKIDPHFGDKETFRKLVQEAHKRGIRIMLDAVFNHIGDTSAEWQDVVLNEEKSAYRDWFHIHSFPVRQNENGNIEGEPTLSYDTFAFTTHMPKLNTANPEVQKYLLDIATYWIREFDIDGWRLDVANEVDHAFWKEFKKAVQAEKEDIYILGEIWHDSWIWLLGDEFHAVMNYPFTQTIIENFIEEKITPEQMVSGINEQYMRYPNQVNEVMFNMLDSHDTARILTRANNDEDKVKQALAFMFAHTGSPCIYYGTEIGMDGGNDPGCRKCMEWDEMKQNQDMLAFTKKLIALRKENQAIISSGELTWLEASSETGITAFSKVLNSEKLHFLFNQTKEDKNFTISFENTATDIWNNRAVTENVIVPAKGFLVIKENS; encoded by the coding sequence ATGGAAAAAGCAGGGATTTATCATCAACCGGCGAGTAGCTATGCTTATAGTTATGACGCTAAAACACTACATATTCGGATTAGAACGAAACGCTTAGATATTAGCGAGGTTACTCTAATTGCTGCCGACCCTTACTTATGGAAAGATGGAAAATGGCAAAGTGAATCTTACACAATGCGCAAAATCGCAGAAACAGAAGAGCACGATTATTGGTTTTTTGCAATTACACCAGAACATAGACGCCTTCAATATGGATTTTTATTAACGGATACAAAAGAGGAAAAGACCTTTTACGGCGGACGTGGCTTTTTTGAACCGACAAAAGCGAATCTAGATACAATGGATTATTACTTTAAGTTTCCATTTATACATGCGGTGGATACTTTTGAGGCGCCTGAATGGGTTGGGAAAACAATTTGGTACCAAATTTTCCCAGAACGTTTTGCGAATGGGAATCCAGCTATTTCTCCGGAAAATGCCTTGCCGTGGGGAAGTAAAGATCCTGACACAACAGACTTTTTCGGCGGGGATATAGCAGGGATTATTGAGCATCTAGATTATTTAGCAGAGCTTGGTATTAACGGGGTTTATTTAACACCTGTGTTTGAAGCGCCAACCAACCATAAATACGATACGGTTGATTATAAAAAAATTGATCCGCATTTTGGAGATAAAGAAACGTTTAGAAAATTAGTTCAGGAAGCGCATAAACGCGGGATTCGTATTATGTTAGATGCAGTGTTCAATCATATTGGCGATACTTCAGCAGAATGGCAAGATGTTGTTTTAAATGAAGAAAAATCTGCATATCGTGATTGGTTCCATATTCATAGTTTCCCTGTTCGTCAAAATGAAAATGGCAATATTGAAGGAGAGCCAACACTTTCTTACGATACATTTGCTTTTACGACGCATATGCCAAAATTAAATACGGCTAATCCAGAAGTTCAGAAGTATCTACTGGATATTGCGACTTACTGGATTCGGGAATTTGATATTGATGGCTGGCGCTTAGACGTTGCCAATGAAGTTGACCATGCTTTTTGGAAAGAGTTCAAAAAAGCGGTTCAAGCGGAAAAAGAAGATATTTATATTCTTGGAGAAATTTGGCATGATTCATGGATTTGGTTACTTGGAGATGAATTCCATGCCGTAATGAATTATCCTTTTACACAAACAATTATCGAGAACTTTATTGAAGAAAAAATCACTCCAGAGCAAATGGTTTCTGGTATTAATGAACAATATATGCGCTACCCAAATCAAGTGAATGAAGTGATGTTTAATATGCTTGATAGCCATGACACGGCACGCATTTTAACACGTGCTAATAATGATGAAGATAAAGTGAAACAAGCGCTTGCCTTCATGTTTGCGCACACTGGTTCGCCGTGTATTTATTATGGAACTGAAATCGGCATGGACGGCGGAAATGACCCAGGTTGTCGCAAGTGTATGGAATGGGACGAAATGAAACAAAACCAAGATATGTTAGCATTTACGAAAAAATTAATTGCGCTTAGAAAAGAAAATCAAGCGATTATTTCATCCGGTGAATTAACGTGGTTAGAGGCAAGTAGTGAAACAGGCATTACAGCATTTTCTAAAGTATTAAATAGTGAAAAACTACATTTCCTTTTCAATCAAACAAAAGAAGATAAGAATTTCACAATTTCCTTTGAAAATACAGCGACAGATATTTGGAACAACCGAGCTGTAACAGAAAATGTGATTGTCCCAGCAAAAGGATTTCTTGTTATTAAAGAAAATAGCTAA
- a CDS encoding CPBP family intramembrane glutamic endopeptidase, with translation MENTLSFKKQGYWLFSSAIIIGVLFLLLPHIISNIGVLEFIGAFFNALCMGVIAFIILKAEFLDWFKHFSFKWILIGAPALIIISSIFNIAWAYFAGSTTENGINSVLTWSYVFTSIPFMLLGEELLSISLLYAAWKKWNWKFWQASLLCSLLFATWHLTSYDFNFLQCIITLAPARLILNYLFKKTNSIWVTFIVHFIFDFIAFLPVLLK, from the coding sequence ATGGAAAATACTTTAAGCTTCAAAAAGCAAGGGTATTGGTTATTTTCCAGCGCAATCATTATTGGTGTTCTTTTTCTTCTTTTGCCACACATCATTTCCAATATTGGAGTGTTAGAATTTATAGGTGCTTTCTTTAACGCCCTATGCATGGGGGTTATTGCTTTTATCATATTAAAAGCAGAATTCCTCGATTGGTTTAAACATTTTAGTTTCAAATGGATCCTCATCGGTGCTCCAGCATTAATTATTATCAGCTCTATTTTCAACATTGCATGGGCTTACTTCGCAGGCAGTACTACTGAAAATGGTATCAACAGTGTACTTACATGGTCTTATGTTTTCACAAGTATCCCGTTCATGCTTCTTGGCGAAGAACTACTATCAATTAGCTTACTCTACGCCGCTTGGAAAAAATGGAACTGGAAATTCTGGCAAGCTTCCTTGCTATGCTCGTTACTTTTCGCAACGTGGCACTTAACTTCTTATGATTTTAATTTCTTGCAATGTATTATTACTTTGGCACCAGCAAGACTCATTTTGAATTACTTATTTAAAAAAACAAACTCCATTTGGGTTACATTTATCGTTCACTTCATTTTTGATTTCATTGCATTTCTACCAGTTTTACTCAAATAA